A single region of the Lates calcarifer isolate ASB-BC8 linkage group LG16_LG22, TLL_Latcal_v3, whole genome shotgun sequence genome encodes:
- the mocos gene encoding molybdenum cofactor sulfurase: MDFQKLCTFETFQRLWSEYGYGGKLEDVIEQEFRRIKGITYLDHAGTTLHPESLVRDYCLDISRNVYGNPHSHSPSSRLTHDTIERVRYRVLQHFNTTPEEYSVIFTSGCTAALKLVAESFPWSPQSLFSYLTDGHTSVVGIRGVASARGGVALPVAPQEVDNRAKEEAQGEDVICQTPHLFCYPAQSNFSGRKYPLSHARGIQARRLYPACDHRGRWFVLLDAASHVSCSPLNLQDCPADFIPISFYKMFGFPTGLGALLVRNDAAGILKKTYFGGGTAAAYLSGEDYYVHSANISDRFEDGTVPFLDIIALNHSFEALHKITGGMHNIQQHTFGLARYTYMLLSSLCHGNRRPVAQIYTEGQFESPSTQGAILNFNLIDSHGQIIGYSQVDRMAGLYNIHLRTGCFCNTGACQSFLGITNQQMKRNLQSGHVCGDSIDLVDGQPTGSVRVSFGYMSTFEDCQKFLNFVAECFVEKPVSVDQARLEKLKTTTAAAATSRGSKEDPPIRITNGEVNKVDERKPTEASLTGFGHRNSHREAYTLTNIYIYPIKSCGAFEVHDWPVGPQGLLYDRGWMVVNGNGVCLSQKRETRLCLIRPQVHLPSNKLLLQASGMDTISVPLENSTRKHTSHRVCQSKVCGDRVETVDCGDEAASWLSDFLGQPCRLIRQSPYFTRDMKKRPSGAATSASLSLVNEAQYLMINRASVELIQKQMSSRQDYSEGDQLLDTQNLIRRFRANLVITGVEPFEEDNWSHLIIGNTRFVVGGQCGRCQMVGVDQQTGTRTKEPLMSLSAHRGGRVTFGVYLTHQLPQESPTAAFLSAGSPVHPEPHSP, encoded by the exons ATGGATTTCCAGAAACTTTGCACTTTTGAAACTTTCCAGCGGCTCTGGAGTGAGTACGGTTACGGGGGGAAGTTAGAGGACGTGATCGAGCAGGAGTTCCGGCGGATTAAAG GAATAACGTATCTGGATCATGCAGGGACGACTCTGCACCCTGAGTCTCTGGTCCGGGACTACTGCCTGGACATTTCAAGGAATGTTTACG GAAACCCTCACAGCCACAGCCccagcagcagactgacacaTGACACCATAGAGAGGGTCAGATACAG GGTATTGCAGCATTTCAACACCACCCCTGAGGAGTACTCTGTGATTTTCACTTCTGGTTGCACAGCCGCTCTTAAATTAGTGGCTGAGAGTTTCCCCTGGAGCCCGCAGAGCCTCTTCAGCTACCTCACTGACGGCCATACCTCTGTAGTTGGCATACGAGGGGTCGCCTCTGCCCGGGGGGGAGTTGCCCTCCCTGTTGCCCCACAGGAGGTGGACAACAGGGCGAAGGAAGAGGCTCAGGGTGAAGATGTTATTTGCCAGACTCCACATCTCTTCTGCTACCCGGCACAGAGCAACTTCTCAGGCAGGAAGTATCCCCTCAGCCATGCGAGAGGCATCCAGGCGAGACGCCTCTACCCAGCGTGCGACCACCGAGGCCGCTGGTTTGTGCTGCTCGACGCCGCCTCTCATGTCAGCTGTTCCCCTCTAAACCTACAGGACTGCCCCGCTGATTTCATTCCCATCTCCTTCTACAAGATGTTTGGCTTCCCCACAGGGCTCGGGGCCCTTCTCGTCCGAAACGACGCAGCAGGCATACTAAAAAAGACTTATTTTGGAGGaggcacagcagcagcttaCCTTTCTGGGGAAGATTATTATGTGCATTCGGCAAACATTTCTGACAG GTTTGAAGACGGGACTGTGCCTTTCTTGGACATCATTGCTCTAAATCACAGTTTTGAAGCTCTGCACAAGATCACAG GGGGCATGCACAACATCCAACAGCACACGTTCGGCTTGGCACGCTACACTTACATGCTGCTGTCAAGTCtttgccatggcaacaggcGACCGGTGGCTCAGATATACACTGAAGGCCAGTTTGAGAGTCCAAGCACACAGGGCGCAATCCTAAACTTCAACCTCATCGATTCTCACGGACAGATCATCGGGTATTCTCAG GTGGACAGAATGGCCGGTCTGTACAATATTCACCTGCGCACTGGCTGCTTCTGCAACACCGGCGCCTGTCAGTCCTTCCTCGGCATCACCAATCAGcagatgaagagaaacctgCAG TCCGGCCACGTCTGTGGAGACAGCATCGACCTGGTGGACGGCCAGCCGACCGGATCGGTCCGCGTGTCCTTCGGCTACATGTCGACGTTTGAGGACTGTCAAAAGTTCCTGAACTTTGTTGCCGAGTGCTTCGTGGAGAAACCGGTCTCGGTGGATCAAGCGAGGCTGGAGAAGCTAAaaacaaccacagcagcagcagcaacgtCCCGGGGCTCAAAGGAAGATCCCCCCATCAGAATTACCAATGGAGAAGTAAATAAAGTAGATGAGAGGAAGCCCACAGAAGCATCACTGACGGGATTTGGACACAGAAACAGCCACAGGGAGGCTTATACTCTCACCAACATCTACATATATCCCATCAAATCATGTGGAGCATTTGAG GTCCACGACTGGCCAGTGGGACCACAGGGTTTACTATATGACAGAGGCTGGATGGTGGTGAATGGAAACGGCGTTTGTCTGAGTCAGAAGAGAGAGACACGTTTATGCCTCATTCGCCCACAAGTCCACCTCCCCTCGAACAAATTGCTCCTGCAGGCATCAG GGATGGATACCATTTCTGTTCCCTTGGAAAACAGCACTCGAAAGCACACGAGCCATCGGGTGTGTCAGAGTAAAGTTTGTGGTGACAG GGTGGAGACTGTCGACTGTGGGGATGAGGCTGCATCATGGCTTTCAGACTTCCTTGGACAGCCATGCCGCCTGATAAGACAAAGTCCTTATTTCACCCGAGACATGAAGAAGAGGCCGAGTGGAG CTGCCACCTCCGCGTCCCTCTCCCTGGTGAATGAAGCTCAGTATCTCATGATCAACCGAGCCAGTGTGGAGCTCATTCAGAAACAAATGAGCAGCAG GCAGGACTATTCTGAGGGCGATCAGCTCCTTGACACACAGAATCTCATTCGCCGCTTCCGAGCCAATTTAGTCATCACTGGAGTAGAGCCATTCGAGGAAGATAATTGGTCACACTTGATTATTGGCAACACTCGGTTCGTG GTCGGAGGTCAGTGTGGACGCTGCCAGATGGTTGGAGTAGACCAGCAAACTGGGACCAGAACAAAAGAGCCGCTAATGTCCCTGTCTGCTCACCGCGGCGGGAGG GTGACTTTTGGTGTGTACCTGACCCATCAGCTACCACAGGAGTCCCCTACAGCTGCCTTCCTCTCTGCTGGCTCGCCTGTACATCCAGAGCCACACAGTCCTTGA
- the si:ch211-117n7.7 gene encoding monoacylglycerol lipase ABHD12-like, giving the protein MKRRSVKQTDSSSGVSEAQRSDRAQRKEGTSSGWWLKRGLLAAFVIFILLPFSLRTLPELIQHLVYTHRVRVPFFIDLGRPADLSLNHTINMYLTSEEGISLGVWHTVPESQWKEAQGKDLAWYQNALNDGSPVFIYLHGNTGTRAATHRVGVAKVLSALGYHVLVPDYRGFGDSTGEPTEAGLTTDALYLYNWVKARSGNSLVVIWGHSLGTGVATNTAVKLVEQGVVCDGVILEGAFNSARQKIPVNPFIWYYWKLPGTGYLFPEPWADNKVVFPTEENLKKMKSPILFLHSEDDHLVPIQIAQQMYEVAVSAQNAERVKLVSFDGSLGYLHNGLYRDAHLPDIIKKFVLSL; this is encoded by the exons ATGAAGAGAAGGTCCGTTAAACAGACTGATTCATCTTCCGGTGTCAGTGAAGCTCAGAGGAGTGACAGAGcccagaggaaggaggggacATC GTCAGGATGGTGGCTGAAAAGAGGCTTATTGGCCGCCTTTGTTATCTTTATTTTGTTGCCTTTCTCGCTCAGAACCCTCCCAGAATTAATCCAGCACCTTGTTTACACTCACAGAG TCAGGGTGCCGTTCTTCATCGACCTTGGCCGACCCGCTGATCTCTCCCTTAATCACACCATCAACATGTACTTAACATCAGAGGAGGGAATCTCCCTCGGCGTATG GCACACAGTCCCTGAAAGTCAGTGGAAAGAGGCACAGGGGAAGGATCTGGCGTGGTACCAGAACGCTTTAAACGATGGAAGTCCGGTTTTCATATATCTTCATGGGAACACTGGCACACG GGCAGCCACTCATCGGGTGGGAGTGGCAAAA GTATTGAGTGCACTTGGTTACCACGTGCTGGTGCCTGACTACAGAG GGTTTGGAGACTCCACCGGGGAGCCGACTGAGGCCGGTCTGACCACTGATGCCCTCTACTTGTACAACTGGGTCAAAGCACGCAGTGGAAACAGCCTGGTCGTCATCTGGGGACACTCTCTGGGCACCGG AGTGGCCACTAACACTGCAGTTAAACTGGTCGAGCAAG GTGTGGTGTGTGATGGTGTGATCCTGGAGGGAGCGTTCAACAGCGCTCGACAGAAGATTCCAGTTAATCCTTTTATTTGG TATTACTGGAAACTTCCAGGCACTGGGTACTTGTTCCCAGAGCCGTGGGCAGATAACAAGGTCGTCTTCCCCACTGAGGAAAA tctgaagaaaatgaaaagccCGATACTCTTCCTCCATTCAGAGGACGATCACCTAGTTCCCATTCAGATTGCTCAGCAG aTGTACGAGGTAGCGGTGAGCGCCCAGAATGCCGAGCGAGTCAAGCTGGTGTCATTCGACGGCTCTCTGGGGTATCTGCACAACGGCTTATACAGAGACGCCCATCTGCCCGACATCATAAA GAAGTTTGTGCTGTCGCTGTAA